One Mus musculus strain C57BL/6J chromosome X, GRCm38.p6 C57BL/6J DNA window includes the following coding sequences:
- the Armcx1 gene encoding armadillo repeat-containing X-linked protein 1, translated as MGRTREAGCVAAGMVIGAGACYCVYRLTWGKDENEKLWDEEEEEEEEEEEKSCSDKTEKELKTNVGVGARGKPQDDSKSKVEVNVGPENGPGVKKEVHPESQSGGGLEAKAKALFKTLKEQARAKAGRGIRLPNISRNRTLTSSLPCPGGRGGGCHPGRTGSRARNRTSGKVKRKNRSKSNKAPATAWPVRKGKFSFPYKIDDILSAPDLQKVLNILERTNDPFTQEVALVTLGNNAAYSFNQNAIRELGGVPIIAKLIKTRDPIIREKTYNALNNLSVNSENQGKIKTYISQVCDDTMVCRLDSAVQMAGLRLLTNMTVTNHYQHLLSYSFPDFFALLFLGNHFTKIQTMKLIINFTENPAMTRELVSCKVPSELISLFNKEWDREILLNILTLFENINDNIKSEGLASSRKEFSRSSLFFLFKESGVCVKKIKALASHKDLVVKVKVLKVLTKL; from the coding sequence ATGGGTCGCACCCGGGAAGCTGGATGTGTGGCTGCAGGCATGGTCATTGGGGCTGGTGCCTGCTACTGTGTATACAGACTGACCTGGGGAAAAGATGAGAATGAGAAGTTgtgggatgaggaagaggaggaagaggaggaagaggaggaaaagtctTGTAGTGACAAAACTGAGAAAGAACTTAAGACTAATGTTGGGGTAGGGGCGAGAGGCAAACCTCAAGATGACTCAAAGTCCAAGGTTGAGGTGAATGTGGGACCTGAGAATGGTCCAGGTGTAAAGAAAGAAGTGCACCCAGAATCCCAGAGTGGGGGTGGACTAGAGGCTAAGGCCAAGGCCCTTTTCAAGACTCTAAAGGAACAGGCACgtgcaaaggcaggcagaggcatAAGGCTTCCTAACATCTCTAGGAATAGGACCCTGACATCAAGTTTGCCTTGCCcaggaggcaggggtggaggCTGCCACCCGGGAAGGACTGGTTCTAGGGCTAGGAACAGGACAAGTgggaaagtcaagagaaagaACCGAAGCAAGAGCAACAAGGCTCCAGCCACAGCATGGCCTGTACGCAAGGGCAAGTTCAGCTTTCCCTATAAAATTGATGATATTCTGAGCGCCCCTGATCTTCAAAAGGTCCTGAACATCCTGGAGAGAACAAATGACCCTTTTACTCAGGAAGTAGCACTGGTCACACTGGGTAACAATGCAGCATATTCATTTAATCAAAACGCCATCCGTGAGCTGGGTGGAGTCCCCATTATTGCAAAGCTGATAAAAACAAGAGACCCCATTATTAGGGAAAAGACTTACAATGCTCTTAATAACTTGAGCGTTAATTCTGAGAATCAGGGCAAGATTAAGACTTATATCAGTCAAGTGTGTGACGATACCATGGTTTGCCGCTTGGACTCAGCCGTCCAGATGGCTGGATTAAGACTCCTTACCAACATGACTGTAACTAATCACTACCAACATTTGCTTTCCTATTCTTTCCCAGATTTCTTTGCTTTGTTATTCCTGGGAAACCACTTCACCAAGATACAGACTATGAAACTGATTATAAATTTTACTGAAAACCCAGCCATGACAAGAGAGCTGGTCAGTTGTAAAGTACCTTCGGAATTGATTTCTCTGTTTAATAAAGAATGGGATAGAGAGATTCTTCTTAACATTCTTACCCtctttgaaaatataaacgaTAACATAAAAAGTGAAGGGCTTGCATCCTCCAGGAAGGAATTCAGCAGGAGCTCactgtttttcttatttaaagaGTCTGGAGTATGTGTGAAGAAAATCAAAGCATTAGCAAGCCATAAGGATCTGGTGGTCAAAGTGAAAGTTCTAAAAGTCTtaacaaaattataa